TGATGGGCGCAATCGCGCACTTCCCTGGCACGGTTGACCATATTCTCTCCGAGTACACTCGCGTCACCACCGAAGGTGGCCGCCTGTCCGACGTCCTGAGCGGTTATATCGACCCGGACGACGGCATTGCGCCGCCTGCAGCCGAAGTGCCACCGCCAGTCGACCCGAAAGCCGCTCCAGCGGCCGACGACACCGACGACGATGACGCCGATGCGAGCGATGACGAAGAAGAAGCCGAAAGCGGTCCGGATCCGGTCATCGCCGCACAGCGCTTTGGTGCTGTCGCCGATCAGATGGAAATCACCCGCAAGGCCCTGAAAAAGCACGGTCGTGGCAACAAGCTGGCAATCGCCGAGCTGATCGCCCTGGCTGAGCTGTTCATGCCGATCAAACTGGTGCCGAAGCAATTCGAAGGCCTGGTCGAGCGTGTTCGTAGCGCCCTGGATCGTCTGCGTCAGCAAGAGCGCGCGATCATGCAATTGTGCGTTCGTGATGCCCGTATGCCGCGTGCCGACTTCCTGCGCCAGTTCCCGGGCAATGAAGTCGACGAAAGCTGGACCGACGCACTGGCCAAAGGCAAAAGCAAATACGCTGAAGCCATTGGTCGCCTGCAACCGGACATCATTCGTTGCCAGCAGAAGCTGACCGCACTGGAAACCGAAACCGGTTTGACGATCGCTGAGATCAAGGACATCAACCGTCGCATGTCGATCGGTGAGGCCAAGGCCCGCCGCGCGAAGAAAGAGATGGTTGAAGCGAACTTGCGTCTGGTGATCTCCATCGCCAAGAAGTACACCAACCGTGGTCTGCAGTTCCTCGATCTGATCCAGGAAGGCAACATCGGTCTGATGAAAGCGGTAGACAAGTTCGAATACCGCCGCGGCTACAAATTCTCGACTTATGCCACCTGGTGGATCCGTCAAGCGATCACTCGCTCGATCGCCGACCAG
The window above is part of the Pseudomonas sp. B21-048 genome. Proteins encoded here:
- the rpoD gene encoding RNA polymerase sigma factor RpoD encodes the protein MSGKAQQQSRIKELITLGREQGYLTYAEVNDHLPEDISDPEQVEDIIRMINDMGINVFEVAPDKDSLMLADADTDEAAAEEAAAALAAVETDIGRTTDPVRMYMREMGTVELLTREGEIEIAKRIEEGIREVMGAIAHFPGTVDHILSEYTRVTTEGGRLSDVLSGYIDPDDGIAPPAAEVPPPVDPKAAPAADDTDDDDADASDDEEEAESGPDPVIAAQRFGAVADQMEITRKALKKHGRGNKLAIAELIALAELFMPIKLVPKQFEGLVERVRSALDRLRQQERAIMQLCVRDARMPRADFLRQFPGNEVDESWTDALAKGKSKYAEAIGRLQPDIIRCQQKLTALETETGLTIAEIKDINRRMSIGEAKARRAKKEMVEANLRLVISIAKKYTNRGLQFLDLIQEGNIGLMKAVDKFEYRRGYKFSTYATWWIRQAITRSIADQARTIRIPVHMIETINKLNRISRQMLQEMGREPTPEELGERMEMPEDKIRKVLKIAKEPISMETPIGDDEDSHLGDFIEDSTMQSPIDVATVESLKEATREVLSGLTAREAKVLRMRFGIDMNTDHTLEEVGKQFDVTRERIRQIEAKALRKLRHPTRSEHLRSFLDE